gtgtttgatttgatttgatttgggtGTTTGGTCAGAGAGGGAGACAGAAGCACTGAACCGGGCTCGTCAGCTCGTCTTCAGCACCGATAACTTGGCCGCCCAAGctgctcatcatcatcatcatcatcatcatcttagGTCTGTACAATTTCTCTCCTCCTCATTCTCTTTACCTCCAtttatttcttctcattttcaagGCCTTTGTTTTCAACCCCATTGAAGATTATTCTGATTTCAAACCAATCAATTTCATGGTCATTTTTTTGAAGATTCAAACTTCATGTTAACTCTGCTAGTTTCCCCAACTGTTTCAAACTTCAGCAGCATcactatgtatatatgtgtgttccAAATGAACCATTCTCTCTTTTGAGCCCAATTGATTAACTATATTGGAATAGCCCTGGTATCAGTTGTTGAGGATTAGTTAGATTGTGCATATcacaaagaaatcaaaagaaaagaacatGGTTCAGTTTCAATGCCTAAATCCTCAATCGGGCACAAGGACAATCCAAGTCGATCGATATAGTTTTTGGAGACAACTATAAATCTTGAAaagtaggttttttttttttttttttctcttgatttttatatatgtgaTGTGATCAATGATCCGATCCTAATAAGGCGTGTCTTTGTCACTTAACGGAAAGgagtctttcttctttcttgtttccTTGGTTGTTATTTTATGCTGTTTCTGAGCTGCCGAGAAACAAATCTAATGGTGTGAGAATCGTAGCAGCGGGCAACCAGTTCCGTCGGGAGGATTTCATCAAACCGGCAACATAGGTGATACGAAGCTTCCATTCAGACCGGTCTACCCAACGAGAATGTTGTCGGCCGGTTCTTCATCCACCATcttgccgccgccgccgccacctccGCCGCCGCCACAGCATCAGCCCTACTTATTCTCATCTCCACCGCGCCTCCTCCCCCATTCCTTGCAACACCCCCAAGATTATTTCCTCGGCCATGTCCTCCCCGGCAACGCTCAGTACAGCCACCCAAACCCTAACAACGCCGAAAGCAGTTACACCTGCATTGGTGCCCCCATCAGACAAGCGTTTCCCCACGGCAGCGGCGGAGGCCGAGGCTCCGATGCGGAGGCGCCGGGTGGAGGAGCAGGTGGTAGAGACGTGTCACTGCTGAATCAGGACGAAGGATCGTGGAGCCGCGGCTACACTGGGGCACAGCAGTATTTGGATCCTTCGTCGATCAATCGGTTTCAAGATGGGTTCTGAAAGGATTTCGAGTGGGAATTCAAGTCTTAATCTGATACGTAcgcccagagagagagagagagagagagtccaaACAAAAAAATGGCAGATGAGAGTAGAGAAGTTTTGGGCTTAGGGGCAGCTTTTGAGGGGAACAGGTACAAGCTCAGCCTCAGCTAGTTTGGCTTGAAGCTGTGGATTGGACATGAAAAGGGAACTAGATTTGAGGGACAAGAAGTTAGATATGAACTGAATGTTTCCAAACCCTTTTGGCATTTGGGATCTAGTTTAATTTTTGCATGcaaattaattatcatattttttctctGTTTCCTTATCAATTTGAGCCCTCAGTAGTTTGTCTTATCTCCTCTTGCTAGCTACCTCTAAAATggccacacatatatatatatatcctgcTTTCTTTCCTTCAAGTTTCAACTGTTTATTGTGCTGCTGAAGACTGAGAAGTGGGAACTGATGTTATTACCTGCAAGTCCTTTCGCAGTGCCCATAGAATCTCTCAGCCAAGTACtcaatttttatgtattaatttatttcccGTTTAATTTCTCACTTCATCAAATCCAACACTCATTCTTCTTCCactctttaaaattttctcttcctccattattttctctctctttctttttcaactttcatTTGGGCTATATGCATATATAGAGAGGACTTACATATATGGCTTTAAACTTGTCTCTAAagcatttataatttacacaaaGACACTCACACaccatcttaattaattaagaatgattaagttaaatttatagTTGCTTTTAAACGAAAGGATGCCAtttgaaaagaatttgaaattatttcatttgaaatGATATTGGTTAAAATTTAAGTGTTtagattgaaatttgaaataaaatcattctaatgtaaaatgaaaatatgaaaaaaaaatatatatatgcttacATAATTTTCACATTCCatcagaaaaatattttcaaataatatatgtacatataagtattatatacatataaatgcatatatgcataaaattacatacatattatatgtgtatgtatatatgcatgtaaTTTACACACAAATAAATATGTGTAAATTAGGCTTGCGAGAAGTTTGGAAGGCTCAATCTCCTGTTTAGCTCGAACCCAAGAATGGACTTGGGCTTGTCAGAAGCTTGTTGAGTCTGAACTTGAACTCAGACTTGCCAAGAGGCACTTGAGCTCGAGCCTAAAAATTAGAGCTCGCCAAGAGAGCTCAAGCTTAGAAACTAGCTTGCCAAGTCAAGAATGAGCTCAACAAATCTTAGATCGACTTGATTGATTAATTGCAACCCTAGTGTAAATACtacatatatgtaaataatacatatatatgtatataggaattctatatatacacatacgttagctattatatatatactatatatgtgcatatctatgtgtatatatatatagacgtatatgcatgtgtatatataagcatgcGTACgcatatatattgtatgtatATGTTTAAGTGCATACATAAAGGTAAATATTttaacacatatacatacatatataagtatttgttattaataaataaacataaaatattttaaaattaatatgtattgtttaaataaaaaattaatacataattaaatttttttaagtcaaATAACACCCTTTGGAAGTCATTTCAATCCTCTAATTTTTGGGGTTTGGGATTCAAAAAAGAGATTTGAGAAACCCTAACCTTCAAATTCTAAAACCCCAAATCACAAATGGAGTCAAATGATCCAATCCAAACACTAACTTTAACaatttaattagaaataaaaataataataaaaaaaaacgttGCACCACCACTGCCACTTCCTACGGCGGCTTTCATCGCAGGAGACGTCCTGCTGCGGACCTCCGCCACGCCGACAGCCGCTTCATGGACGGCAGATCTGGTGagagatggagagggagatcGAGGGATAGAGAGGAGTGGACAGATAGAGCATCGGTGAGGGGGAAGGGATACGGAGAGACAGAAAGCTCAGTACACAGTGATAGATCTGAGAGGGAACAGGCAATGGTTGTTGACGTGACGTCGTAGGAGGTGAAAGGCGGAAAGGACAGCTGCTGCAACAGTTGAGGGGGGAGGAGAGAGCATCGGTGGACAGTGGTTGGCGGCGACCATCACAGAGTAGAGCGGAGGCGAACGATAATGGTGTCTCGACAAGTGAACTCGCTGGAAACCGTTGCTCGCATCGTAGAATCTCCCGCGACCGTCAACGTTGGGATGTGGGAGGCGGTTGGCCACGCTGGGACCATTTCATTGTTGTTAGGCTGAGTTTACCTACgctctctattttattttttattatattataaataattcatttattaatttaattttatctcaaaaattatattacctCCCACCACACtctatattctttttttatttgactttttattttatttatttattaataaattttaattctatttattttaccttacctataatttttattattataaaaatttattatttattttataatttaataaaaaattacggtattacattttaatatttaatatatttttaaatcaatttactaatatttttaaatacaattatttgaaataattccataataataaatttaaaatttaatatgttcaaatttattttataactttaatttaatatatttaacacaATTCTTACTAATTTAGATAACTAATTACATTTTGtttgagaatttaattaatttagtcgTAGAATTATCTTTGAACacttaatacacaaaataatcaaatacatgtatatacaaaattaataatcaaatacacaaatatacaatatcattcaatattccatacacaaataaatacaaaattctccaaaatcaataatcacaaACCCAGATTTATCTGTTCCTGTCGATCGTGGCTGCCGCTGAACAAGCTGCTCGTTACTATCGATGGATTTGCTGCTCGTCGTCCCTGCTGCGTCCACTGGTCATTGTCGCCAGTGGATCTGGTGGTCGTCATCTCACCTGGTCTATTGCTTGTCGCCACTGCATCTACGTATGTTTTGTCGCATTTGCTAGTTGTCTTCTCCATTCAATTTCCTCTCCCAGACGATCACTTGGACCTCTAGTATATGGATTTGTTGCAACAATGGGCCTTTTCTGACGTTGAGATGGCCATTGTGGAGGAGAGATCGATAGTGAGGGTGACTTGGTCGAAATTGATCACCAAATCTGGCTAGGGGATTGGGCTTCGCCAAAACTTTGGTGAATGGATTTGGCAATGATGAGCAGCATTGGAGGCCTCCAAATTAGGTTGTGTTGCTATCTATTTGACTTGACGAGCAGTTTGGCGATGCGTTGGAGGCAATCTTAGAAGTGGCAGTGGCAGCGTGCAagttctttctttcctttgaatttctaagtaatttttatatttagctaaattaatttaatttagtttataatttaaataactacAATTGCAATAAAGGGTCGGTGCAAATGATTCAAAGCACAAGAGTTTTAGAGCAATCtatcaagaaagaaaaaattatagtattcaagtatagaaaatatataaaataaaagaataaagacAAGTTTTACTCATTCAAGATGAAGAAACAACAATTGGAGCCAAACTAACCATGATATATATGCTCGTAGTAATCCTCTTGTTGCAAAAACAATGACAATGTGAGGAGAAATCTAAGAGATAGGTAATGctattgtaataataataattcaactttttctttttagtaaCCCTAGTGATTGTGGACAA
The sequence above is a segment of the Diospyros lotus cultivar Yz01 chromosome 7, ASM1463336v1, whole genome shotgun sequence genome. Coding sequences within it:
- the LOC127806474 gene encoding zinc finger protein JAGGED isoform X1 produces the protein MRTEGNPLDLNNFPDDYSSRDGKQALEDSSSSAGYRKKKSGAKDGKDECGKVYECRFCSLKFCKSQALGGHMNRHRQERETEALNRARQLVFSTDNLAAQAAHHHHHHHHLSSGQPVPSGGFHQTGNIGDTKLPFRPVYPTRMLSAGSSSTILPPPPPPPPPPQHQPYLFSSPPRLLPHSLQHPQDYFLGHVLPGNAQYSHPNPNNAESSYTCIGAPIRQAFPHGSGGGRGSDAEAPGGGAGGRDVSLLNQDEGSWSRGYTGAQQYLDPSSINRFQDGF
- the LOC127806474 gene encoding zinc finger protein JAGGED isoform X2 — translated: MRTEGNPLDLNNFPDDYSSRDGKQALEDSSSSAGYRKKKSGAKDGKDECGKVYECRFCSLKFCKSQALGGHMNRHRQERETEALNRARQLVFSTDNLAAQAAHHHHHHHHLSGQPVPSGGFHQTGNIGDTKLPFRPVYPTRMLSAGSSSTILPPPPPPPPPPQHQPYLFSSPPRLLPHSLQHPQDYFLGHVLPGNAQYSHPNPNNAESSYTCIGAPIRQAFPHGSGGGRGSDAEAPGGGAGGRDVSLLNQDEGSWSRGYTGAQQYLDPSSINRFQDGF